The Leifsonia sp. ZF2019 DNA segment CCGCCGGCGCCGACGATGACGATGTCGAACTCGTGGTAGTGGACGCCGTCGATGACGGTCGATTCAGAATCAGTCGTAGTCACTGGTGGGTTTTTCCGTTACTTGACCGGGCAGAAGGACGGCAGCTGGTCCGCTGCGGCGCCCACCGGGCAGGGGTCGAAGGTGAAGATCACGAGGGTGCCGAGCACGACCATCACGACCACCGCGGCGAGGATCGCCCAGCGGAGGATGCGGTTCACCGTCTTGTTGTGCGCGTAGTCGTTGACGAGGGTGCGCATGCCGTTGCCGCCGTGGATCATGGCGAGCCAGAGCATGAGCAGGTCCCAGACCTGCCAGAACGGGGTGGCGTACTTGCCGGCGACGAAGGCGAAGTCGATCTGCTTGACGCCGTCGCCGAGCACGATGTTCACCAGGAGGTGCCCGAAGATCAGGACGATCAGCACGAGACCCGAGAGCCGCATGTAGATCCAGCCCCATTTCTCCCAGTTGACGCCCTTGCGTGCCGGACGGGCGGGGGAGCGGGGTGCTTCGATGGTCGTCACGTCAGTTCACCTCCGCGAAGATGTGGATGAGCTGCACCGGGATGAAGCCGGCCATCAGCACGACCCAGAGGGCGATCACGATCCAGAACATCGCGCGCTGGTACTTGACGCC contains these protein-coding regions:
- a CDS encoding succinate dehydrogenase hydrophobic membrane anchor subunit, yielding MTTIEAPRSPARPARKGVNWEKWGWIYMRLSGLVLIVLIFGHLLVNIVLGDGVKQIDFAFVAGKYATPFWQVWDLLMLWLAMIHGGNGMRTLVNDYAHNKTVNRILRWAILAAVVVMVVLGTLVIFTFDPCPVGAAADQLPSFCPVK